The sequence below is a genomic window from Dictyostelium discoideum AX4 chromosome 5 chromosome, whole genome shotgun sequence.
ATTGGCTGGCAAAGATTTAAAAGCGATTTTATCAACAGCTGCCAATATACCACATGATCAAATTTGTGATTTCAGTGATGTAAGATCAATAATACATAATGAATTAAAGGATCCTCTATCGGTTATTGGTAAACAAAGTAAATGGTTCCcttcatttaataaagttttaaaaggTCATAGAAAGGGAGAGTTAACCATTTTCTCTGGTCCAACTGGTATTGGTAAAACAAGTGTATTATCCCAATTATCTTTGGATTTCTGTTCACAGGGTACTAGAACACTTTGGGGTAgttttgaattaaaagtaCCAAGATTGGCCAGAAAAATGTTATcacaattttcaaattgtaaTTTAGATAAACATGTTGAAAATTATCAAGAAATAGCAGACAATTTCTCAAATATGCCAATGTATTTCCTTAGATTCTTTGGTTCAACTCAAGTTGATAAAGTAATAGACGCTATGGAATATGCTGTTTACGTTCAAGATGTTGAACATATAGTTTTAGATAATTTACAATTCATGTTGGGTTCTCAAGCTAAAGGTATTGaaagatttgaaattatggatgattcaattgaaaaacttCGTAAATTCGCTTCTCAAAAAAATGTACATATCACTTTAGTAATTCATCCAAGAAAACAAGATATCGATCAAGTACTAAACATTAATGATATCTTTGGTACTGCTAAAGCTACTCAAGAAGCTGATAATGTTATCATTTTacaaaattctaaaaataatcaacgttatttagatattaaaaagaatCGTTTCTCTGGTGATCTTGGTATAATTCCTTTatcttttgaaaaagaaacaaatagATTTAGtgaatcaaatgaatttgataataataatttaaataataataataataataataataataataataatataaatttataataataataataataataataataataataatataaatttataataataatattaaaaacacaaaaaaaaaaaaaaagaatttattttttttatattatttaaatttttgagGATGTTGGTGTTGGAATTTGTTGAAATGACAAATGATTATTGTTTGGTGCATAATAGTTAtaagtttgttgttgttgttgttgttgatgccATTGACTTTGGTTTGAAATATCTTCATTCGTTGTTGCGGTATTTAGTTGACTTCCACAATTTacataattatttgaatagtaattgtaatattgttgttgttgttgtaggtGTTGTGGAACATGGTatctttgttgttgtggttgttgtggtggttgttgttgttgataaacCATTtggttataatttttattttggaattGGTAAACTTTTGGactttgattatttttagaaattaatgGACTATATGGGTTATTTGGTGAATGATTAGAATGTGGtgtttgaatatttttgTATACCTTTTGGGGTAGTTGAATTAATCCATTtccatattttttatttgttgtacTTGGACTGTTAAAGTCCCATTTGGATGTAGAGGTAGAAGAAGAatagtttatatttttaaatacattacCATGATTTAATGGTGAATGATCAGAGTTGTTTGATTTACATGGTGCTCCAAAAGAGTAAGACTTCATtaatgttggtgttgttgggcTACTTATATTGCATGGTGAAGAATAGTTATTAGGTGACATTGATATTGgtgatgaatttgatgattcattatttaattttacatggttattgtaattattattattattatttttaattatattaatattactatttgaattattatttgtgttATTAACacttgaaattgaaattggtgataaagaatttgaagGTTTTTCAGTTTTAAAGAAAACTGGAGCGGAGTTTGAAAGAATGTTTGAACCATTAAATTCAGTAGGACTtgatttattactatttggtTTTGTTAAACCACCTGATAAGGACAACTCTCTTTTTTTAAcggttttatttaaaagtttttgttttaatttaatttctctttttaatttctattttaaatgattaaaaaaaaaaaaagttaatatattttataaattgaaaaaaaaaataaataaattaaataaaaaattttacctttatttttttctttaaatttgaatttaaattttgtgtTGATTGATTCTTTGAAGAGTTTGAATTATTGTTACTGATTGAAGATTGGGTAGTAATATTGTTGGTatcatttttagaattttgtTTTGAATCTTCATCGGagtcatcattatcatcatcatcactaaaaatattattattattttcttcatttttatttttatttaaaattgaatttaaaaaattttctgcttgattaaattcaattgtattattttctaaattgtttttttcttttaaaaggggttgtttatttataatattattaccatttaaaaattcacctggtaaatcaattataactttttcattatcttggcatttaaaaattaccattgtgtttttattattagtagtattggtattggtattattattattattattattattataaatattattattattattaatattattattattattattaatattattattgttactaaTAGTATCCATATTTAGTATTGtgaaattattatctattaataatgaaattaacaataaaaaaaagttgtgatcttgaaaaaatataatttaatgttacaaataaaaaatgtgggtttatttattatttttatttttaattttttaacgAGCAATTATTCAAActaagatttaattaattttttttttttttaatatttttttaatttttttttttttgttttttttttataattaatactaattgtagatatttattttagttcaattttatttttaaaaaataataataacataaattaatttggaaactaaattaaaacttttaaaatttgagttgacttttttttttttttttcaataaaaaataatttccaatGAAGATATATATTAAAGTGGGGGGTTTGTCAAAAtcaggaaaaaaaaaaaatataaaaattggggtaataaaataaaccacACAAACACATTAAATTCTAGAATTTCcgtattcaaatattaaaaaaaaatttttttttagaacaACACACAACCACACAAcccataaataattttttttttttatttaaataaaaaatcgtaaggacaataacaacaataacacaCTTAAAAAGACAAATTTGATTTcataaaactttatttttatattttttttttattttaattttgaccctatttattttttttttcttaattttccTTTTTAATTCCTTTTGTTTAATTCCtatatatttgaaaataatattagtaaaggatattttcatttaaaattaatttgaaaagattatatatgtttttataattacaacaataacatgcacctcttttttttttttttttttttaattattattattattattatctttattattattattattattattattattatttttattattataattaaaaataaaaatattaaaattgtgTTTAATTCCTAATACTCTAGGGCAAAAAGATGGATGCGTGTGTTTCCAAacaataaaatgaataaataaaaacaatacaaATATGGTTTATAATAGATTAAATAATCTTAGTTAGAGAATGTGTGTTTGAGTGTGTGTTAATTTTTGTgtgtatttatatttgagAGAAGTGTGTGGGTCTAAAAATAATCTCTCATTTGTATACTCTTTATATAGTAATTTTAGTGggttgtttattattattgtttttttttatttttttaatttattttacaaaaatttgattaaataGAGTGattatatacaaataattattttaaataaataaatgtattttttttatttaaaaattattttttcttttccaaGTGCTAGTGATAGAgaggagaaaaaaaaatcaaaaaaaaaaaaaaaaaaaaaatcaaaaaaaggtttattGTGTTTTAAGGGTGTGTTTATGTGTGTGTGTTgttaataacaaataaataatgagtgaatttaatatttatatgatatttcctttttttttttttttttttttttttttaaaaattataattttatattattattataataattttaaatcaattgttttttttaaaaaaaaaaattttttttttttttttttttaagggaaaaattttttttttttttttttttttttttttttttttccccggggggataattttttaaaattttaattttcccctaaatttttggaaaaaaaaaaaaaaagttttaaatatattttttttataaaaaaaaaaaaatttttaaaaagaggggttttttttttttttttttttttttaaattttttttttttttttttttttaagattgttaaataattattaaaaattatataataataataaaaaaaaaaaaaaataattaaatttgcaattaaattaaaaaaataaataaataaaatcgaaaataaataataattaaaatataaatataaaattttatatattttgtatagaaaattttttttttttttttttttttttttttttttttttaaataataattttttattattatttaaatatatatagaattaaaaaatgactATTATGTCAGATATTATCGCACAAAGAACAATCTTGCTAATCGCGGATTTTTCATCGATTATTGGATGTTCTTTGGTTTTAATTGGATTTTGGAGGTTAAAACTTTTACGTAATCACATTACAAAaattatatcattattttgcGCAACTTCTCTATTTAAAGATGtaatatcaacaattatCACATTACTGTATAAACCCGACCAAACAGAATCTGGTTTTCCTTGTTATCTTCATGCAATAGTAATTACTTTTGGTTCATTAGCATGTTGGCTTTGGACTCTTATGTTatgtatgtttttttatttttttattttccttataaaaaaaaaaaaaaaaaaaaattaaaaaaattaatattaatattaaaattttaattttaattaaaatagcatttagtatttataatttaatagtaAGAAGAGAACCAGAACCAGaaagatttgaaaaattttatttttgtctTTGTTATGGATTACCATTGATTAGTACGATTGTTATGTTATCAACACATATTATTCAACCAGTTGGTGGTTGGTGTTGGATTGGTGATAACTATGATGGGTATagatttggattattttatGGGccattctttttcatttgggGAACATCAGCAATTTTGGTTGGATTAACATCGAAATATACATACTCTGTAATACGTAGTAGTGTATCTGATAATAAGGATAAACATATGACCTatcaatttaaattgataaattatatcGTTGTATTTTTGGTTTGTTGGGTATTTGCAATCGTTAATCGTATTCTAAATggtttaaatcaatttccaACGGTTCCAAATGTTTTACACACCTATTTCAGTGTTTCCCACGGTTTCTATGCTTCCATCacttttatttacaataatCCATTGATGTGGCGTTACTTTGGTGCAAAATTCTTATTGATCTTTAGtaaatttggtttatttgtTCAAGCTCAACAACGtttggaattaaataaaaataataataatccatcaCCAATTATGAGATCAAAGAATGCTCTAGATAATGGTGCCGACTCTTCGGTTGTAGAATTACCTTGTCTCTCAAAAGCTGATTCTTTATCACTTGAtgctgaaaataatattgaaactccaaaagaaaatgaaaatcaaaatcatcatcatcatcatcatcatcatcatcatcataatcattataataataataataacaataataatataaataataaaaatgatatgatttaaaagtgataataaaataaataataaataatcaataatcaataataagAACCTTcccaaataatatttcaacaaCTAAAAACGtgattaactttttttttttttgaaaaaaaaaaaaaaaaaaaaagaaaaaaaaaaaagaaaaaataacaaatcatgattaaataatattatttaaatgatatatataattttttagaaaaaaaaaaaaaaaaaaaaaaaaaaaaaaaaaaaaaaaaaaaaaaaagaaaaaaaaaaaaaaaaaaaaaaaaataaaataaaataattattgtaaTGTTATACTATGTACTATAATTAAAAcatagtattttttttttatttttttttatggttgttttgaaattctttttaaaatttcacaatttttatttatttatttaaaatttaattaaataaaaaaaatgaaaaagaaaaaaaagaaaatcgaaaattttttaaagaaaaaaaaaataaaaaaaaaaaaaaaaaaaaatttagggaataaaataaaaaataaaatgagtaaaaaaaaataattatataatatatattattacagaaaaataataaataaattaataaatagaataagaagtttatttgtttttaatttttaattttttatttaattttttatttaattttttatttaatttaatttttaattttttatttaaaatcgcACCACACTTTTTTAAAAGGTAGGTGTGTGAACTTGTTGTTCGggatgtttttttattttttttttatatatacattAAACAATCCCAATAAACTAATCGAAAAGAATAGTTGAGAGaactatttctatttttttttttttttttttttttttaatttaatatacaaaattcattttaacTTTTAAAGTTTGTGTCTGATTTTCACCATCATTTTctataaacttttttaaaaaatttaaaatctttgaaccagttgatttattttcttttaattcttttttaatttgtctaatttgatattgttgttgtaggtgttgttgttgtctttGTCTACGAATTCTTCTCATTTCATCACGGTTGAAATTTTCGTTATTATTCATTGGAAAATATTCAAggttatttaatttcttttcagttgataattcattatttgttgagaccatttttttatatgtttatttgttttatttatttatttattttattttattttattttattttattttattttattttattttattaatttatttatttatttatttatttatttatttatttacttatttatatttatttatatttatttaatagtttattatttatttatgaaaatattataatttgtatGAATGTATGTTGTTGCTAAGAGTTTCaactataaaataaaatttaataatgttaGGTCGActagttattaaaaaaaaaaaaaaaaaataaaaaaaaaaaataaaaaaatgaaaaataaaaaaaataaaaatttaagaaaataaataaaaaaaaaataaaataaaataaaattgaattaaaagaatatagAGAAGGGTCGAAATTGGATCACTAAAAGACCACAATGTTAAcccctatttttttttttttttaaatttcaatatttgtcattttcacttttttttttttttttttttttttttttttttttttttttgataacaaattaaatttattattttttttttttttttattttttttttttttcatagtTATTTAGTTTaagaaatatatttttattttacctactttttatttattattgtaattattttttaaaatgagaTATTGTTATAAAAGAGATATCTtgtgataatattttttttttttttgtttataatttatCTGATGAAGAgataatgaataaaaataactttttttattttttatttttttttctttgagattttatagtttttattttatttttcaaaatttattttttttttttttttttttttttccagatTTAATTTAGTGTGAGTGGATGTGTAAATGAGTGTggcacacaaaaaaaaatggctttttttttaattttttaattttttttttttttttttggagtaagggtttaaaaaattaaatttcattcatattaattaaattgtgAGCTTTTTTTAGAGACCCTAATAATAGGAAACACATcattccatttttatttactttaaTTTCCTTAAAATACAATCATAATgaaattctaattttaacCACCACacttttgttttaatattaaatttatttttgtcatgttaataattaatattaacattaatattttaacattaatttttttttttttttctttgattaAAAACACAACACaatcccttttttttttatttttttttattttattattcaattcattttgtttgattcactttttttttttttttatttcatttttttaccTAAATTAGAATGGTGGTgggatttatttttaaaagaaagtGCAATTTACAAGTCCAAAACCTATTTTTGgtaaattactatttttgtgaatgtaaaaattttttaaaaaaaaacaaaaatataaaacagGGTAACTATTTTCTAATTATAGCAAGGTAAAAAGTGGTGTGACACTTCTTGGAAtctaaaagtttaaaaaaagaataaaaaaagataaaaaaagaataagataattataaaaataaaataatataaaataaaaaaaatttattaaagatactatcattattattattatttttattattattattatttttattttttatttttagttttctttatttttatttttttttttggaccAACAACCaactaattatttttagaaatgtCAACAATTTTAGATAGTGTTGCAATTGCCATAACTCTTGAGTCTTTATCAGAATCGGATTGAGAtacttcaaataaaaattgagcaatatcttcaatttcatcagTGTAGTCTTGATCAATAACTGACTTTGTAATTGTCTCTCTATAGAATACTCTTGATAGTGAATAAAGTAATGACCTTCTCACATTTGAATCTCTATGTGATTTAAATGACCACAAAAATCTAACCAACTCTTTTGATATCATTCTAGTATCATTTGAATTACCTGCACATTCAACAATAACACCCAATGTATGAATTAATCTActtaataaaaaactatcATATCCCATCATCATCTCACCACCACTAGCACCACCTTCATAACATTGAGTAACTTTATCAAATCCACTTAATAatggataaaaataaatttttacaaatttatggaatctatttgattttattattggtcTAGGTGTCTTTCTTTGTCCCCATTTTCTAACAATaccaatttgttttaaaattggtaatttactactttcaccactaccaccaccaccattaatattaaatatactATTTTTAGACTCTTCatactgttgttgttgttgttcttgttgttgttgtctttgagtattttgttgataatttaaagcTGATAATTCTTTAGCAGATTCAGAGATTGTTTCCAAGATTTCAATTCTTTGACCAATGCTAAAATTCTTTTGTTTGAAAGCATCAGTGAGATAAGGAATTACTAATGAAGTTGATTGAGTTGCTAAGGAAACTAATGATTCATGACGAATTGATGAGAATGATTCTAAATCATATTCATTtgttaaatgaattaatgaatttgcAAGTTGTACACTTAATTCATCTAAATCATCAGGTAATGACCAAACTAtatttgatattgaatttaatgcATTCTCCCATGACTCTGCTGTATGTTTTTGACTTTGTAATTCTAATAAACAGTCTCTTaaatatatcttttttttaataccatttaaatctgattcatcatcatctaaatCATATGgttttaaatcatcatcatcctcatccTCCTCCTCATCTTCTGAATTGATTTCTGTAATTTTTGGTCCATTTTGTACtacttcttcatcttcatcttcatcttcatcttcatcatcttcatcattcaTAATTTTATCAGGATcatcatattttttaaattctttttctaataattttttataatgttCTTTTGAGctatttgattgttttttttcatttccaaTATTTGATGATGCTGTACTGTTGCTTGTtgtattggtggtggtagtggtattgGTGGTCGTTAAAGGTTCTTGaaaaattggtttaaaatttaaagaaaaacatTGTTGATCAGGTGTATCTAGTGAATAGTTGAATTTTAATGGTtctgatgaattattattattattattattattaaataattttgaaaattgttcAGCTACAAACATACCAcgattatttatatttgaaattgtaaattttaaatgtacATCAATACcacttaataataaatgtttaATATGTTCAATCTTATCTGATGGTAATGGTTTAatagttgatgttgatgttgaatttgctattgataatttttcaataaaaaaaattattgatctTGTAATATAAGAATGTTGCTCATTTGTACAATGTCTAATAAAGTAAGGATCTTTccatgattttaataaattatttaaaattaaaaataataatggttctTTATCTTCATTTGTACTAccttcaaataatagtatagAATAAAGTAAATCTAAATAACAATTTTGACTATTATTATCcattacttttaaaattaatattttatttatcattatatgtacaatcattgaaatttcatttcttcttttaaaaatttctaaaaatattaatttaaaaacatctttatatatattataactAACTAAAAAAGAaggaaaataattattagaatattttttttaaatatatatatatttaaaatgaaaaataaaaattacatacattttgataatgattttataattgtttCTAAAAATGTATCTAAACAACTACCTTGaattccaataataatattagatgataatttcttttttaatattaaactaCTATTCTTATTATCATCTTGAAATAActctttaaagaaattatttacaataatatctttttcaccaattttaatcatttttgaaaataaaattgaatattggtttgaaaataatgttattatattatttatattattattatcactattattattgaggTTGGTAGAAATACTACTATTTACAGATTGAATACATTGTTGAATGATTttggaataaaataaattattattggtaaagAATTCTAAAATATAATCTTTAActgatgataatggtgattgAATATTCctaattctattatttttataataatattgaattgatCTACATTTATCTGGTATCAaacaaattgattttattattaaattccaAATTGTTTCATGAATTtctaaatcaatattattattatgttttttaaattttctattttgaaattcaattattaactttgataaattattactattattatcatttataaatttatataaaatattaaataaaaagtttaatttttgtgaatataattcttcattatttttactattattattattactattactattattataattatattctGATAATAATGTTGTTAATGTTATAAATGATtctgataataaatttggtaaaaagaaaaaactttcaaataattgtttatcaAATTCTGTGAATGCATAATACCAATTATCtaaaacattttcaattaataattttaaaattgatgttATTGTTACttgattatcattatcattattttcgctattattataatttaaaaatgattgttttaattcccttaattgttcaattattaattttatatctttAGTTTgacaaatattattaattaattctttcaatgttaaaaccatttttataatattgaaattctttcccaaaaaaatttttattttttttaattttttattttattttattttttttttttttttttttttttttggaatccAGAAACCAAAAAAtctcaataaaaaaaaaaattttttttttttttttttttatttcaaattttttattttcattaaattaattaaaaataaaaaaaaaaacgagtggttaaattaattgataataaaataaaaaatgacaTCAAATATAAcggaattaaataaatggaTTGAAGGTTATGTTAATCCACAATCAGAAGAATCAGTGAAAACCAATGCGATTAATAtggttttattatatatgaaatcaaataaaattgatttacaaGATGTGGTTCAAGGTTTAGGAGATTATTTAAAGAGTAATGATTCAATACTTCGTGCAAGAggtacattattattatcagaaGTATTATGTAGATTACCAGATTTACCATTAAATCAAGATCAAGTTCATTTCCTTGCAATGTTTTATTGTGATCGTTTACAGGATTATGCATGTTCTTCAGAAGTTGTTAAAGGTATTACTGGTTTAATAACAAATCATACTCCAGATTATCCtgataatcaaaaattattaagaaagtatgtattaataataataataataaataaataaataaataaataaaaaaaaaaaaaaaaaaaaaaaaaaaaaaaaaaaaaaaaaaaaaaaaaaaaaaaaaaatttaattaacacaaataattattattaatttttagtaTATTTTCAGAAGTTCATCCAACATCATTAACTCAAGCACATAGAAAGATGGTATTACAAGTTATTGATATAATGTTTAATAAATGTTTATCAGAGATTCAAGAacttaaaaatgattttatggttggatatttacaatttatagATAATGAAAAGGATCCaagaaatttaatattctcatttaaattattaccaaaagtaatttataatataccAGAGCATAAACACTTTTTAGAGagtttatttgaaattatatctTGTTACTTTCCAATTTCATTCAATCCAAAAGGAAATGACCCAAATTCAATTACTAAAgatgatttatcaaattcattattgtaagttgtgtgtgtgtgtgtgtgtgtgtgtgtgtgtgtgtgtgtgtgtgtgtgtgtataaaaataaatatattataaagtTATTCTaaccttaaaaaaaaaaaaaaaaaaaaaaaaattagaaattgtTTTTCATGTACACCATTATTAGCAGAACATTCaattccatttttaattgataagaTTTGtagtaatttaattgaaacaaAGATTGAAGCATTACAAACATTGGTATATTGTTGTGATCGTTATGGTGGATTTGCAGTTCAACCATTTTTAGAAGAGATATGGAGTACATTAAgaactttaattttaacacACAAGAATACAACAGTTATTGAAGAATCAAAGAAAACCATTTTCTATTTAACAAGATCATTTACAAAAGAACGTAAAGTTTTAGAATCATTCCTTTCAATAATGATTAAAGAATGTCTTCATCATATTAA
It includes:
- the carB gene encoding G-protein-coupled receptor, whose translation is MTIMSDIIAQRTILLIADFSSIIGCSLVLIGFWRLKLLRNHITKIISLFCATSLFKDVISTIITLLYKPDQTESGFPCYLHAIVITFGSLACWLWTLMLSFSIYNLIVRREPEPERFEKFYFCLCYGLPLISTIVMLSTHIIQPVGGWCWIGDNYDGYRFGLFYGPFFFIWGTSAILVGLTSKYTYSVIRSSVSDNKDKHMTYQFKLINYIVVFLVCWVFAIVNRILNGLNQFPTVPNVLHTYFSVSHGFYASITFIYNNPLMWRYFGAKFLLIFSKFGLFVQAQQRLELNKNNNNPSPIMRSKNALDNGADSSVVELPCLSKADSLSLDAENNIETPKENENQNHHHHHHHHHHHNHYNNNNNNNNINNKNDMI